The proteins below come from a single Psychrobacter sp. FDAARGOS_221 genomic window:
- a CDS encoding anthranilate synthase component II, with the protein MNVLIIDNYDSFTFNLYQYVGEILQTTLNDGETHNSVTVKRNNEITLDDIKQANYDRIIISPGPGSPDDPAYFGVCSDVIRELGPTTPLLGVCLGMQGIAHVFGGDVVRAGVPMHGKTSPIRHDEQGVYQGLPQDIEIMRYHSLMVKSDTLPECLTVTAVVENEDHAELSLEDRAKAGDEIMGVRHKDYPIQGVQFHPESFATEGSKRLLANFLMQV; encoded by the coding sequence ATGAACGTACTAATCATAGACAACTACGACTCATTCACCTTTAACTTATATCAATACGTGGGCGAAATACTACAAACGACACTCAATGACGGTGAGACGCATAATAGCGTGACCGTAAAGCGTAATAATGAAATTACCCTAGACGATATTAAGCAAGCCAATTACGACCGTATTATCATTTCACCGGGCCCGGGCTCACCTGATGATCCTGCTTATTTTGGGGTATGTAGTGATGTGATTCGTGAGCTTGGTCCGACTACTCCTTTATTGGGTGTATGCTTGGGCATGCAAGGTATCGCCCATGTGTTTGGTGGTGATGTGGTTCGCGCTGGCGTGCCGATGCATGGCAAGACCTCACCCATTCGTCACGATGAGCAAGGCGTCTATCAAGGGTTACCGCAAGATATCGAAATCATGCGTTATCACTCGCTCATGGTGAAGTCTGATACTCTGCCTGAGTGCTTAACCGTCACTGCTGTGGTTGAGAACGAAGACCATGCTGAGCTAAGCCTAGAGGACCGTGCTAAAGCCGGAGATGAGATTATGGGTGTGCGCCACAAAGATTATCCCATTCAAGGTGTACAGTTTCACCCAGAGTCATTTGCCACTGAAGGTTCTAAACGTTTACTGGCAAATTTTTTGATGCAAGTTTAG
- a CDS encoding DUF4238 domain-containing protein has product MNTDKKNQHYVPKFYLRNFSFENNRKQIGLFNLENECFIPKAKLKTQASKNFFYGRDGVIEDNLAGIEGRLSRLISGILVNNSLPRCNSQEHFDLLEFAVLTDMRTPTRLKQIQQINNELMKFSSDEIENGDLVEQLTLMSSEDILKMNINNVSRIAGDIKDLSYKLLINETPKPFITSDYPVVRYNQFLEERNHLPSNTGYGFVGLQIFIPLNSRITLILYDEGIYKIGHRQQKVVPISNLKDIEQLNILQFINCFSTVYFNHEVNEAYIKSLFNKSKSYERANNVLFKSGKVIDNQPIFSESYMESGDNFIFHNDKDCELNLDLSVIKVHSKGKRYKMTESEVQLRKSFKN; this is encoded by the coding sequence ATGAATACAGATAAGAAAAATCAGCATTACGTACCTAAATTTTATTTAAGAAACTTCTCCTTTGAGAATAATAGAAAACAGATTGGTTTATTCAATTTAGAGAATGAATGTTTTATACCTAAAGCTAAACTTAAAACTCAAGCTTCTAAAAATTTCTTTTATGGAAGAGATGGTGTGATAGAAGACAACCTAGCTGGTATCGAAGGTAGATTATCAAGGTTGATAAGTGGGATACTAGTTAATAACTCTCTACCTAGATGTAATAGTCAGGAGCATTTTGACTTGTTAGAATTTGCGGTTTTAACGGATATGCGTACACCTACTAGATTAAAGCAAATTCAACAGATTAATAATGAATTAATGAAGTTTTCATCTGATGAAATTGAAAATGGTGATTTGGTAGAACAGTTAACGTTAATGTCATCAGAAGATATACTTAAGATGAATATAAACAATGTTTCTAGAATAGCAGGTGATATAAAAGACTTAAGCTATAAATTATTAATTAATGAAACCCCTAAACCCTTTATTACGTCTGATTATCCAGTGGTTCGCTATAATCAGTTTTTAGAAGAGCGTAATCATCTTCCATCAAATACAGGTTATGGCTTTGTAGGATTACAAATATTCATACCTTTGAACAGTCGAATTACTTTGATTTTATATGATGAGGGTATATACAAGATTGGACATCGACAGCAAAAAGTAGTTCCCATAAGTAACTTAAAAGATATCGAACAACTAAATATATTACAGTTTATTAATTGCTTTAGTACAGTTTATTTTAACCATGAAGTAAATGAGGCATATATAAAATCACTTTTTAATAAATCTAAAAGCTATGAGAGAGCGAACAATGTATTATTTAAATCAGGTAAAGTTATAGATAATCAACCTATATTTAGCGAATCTTATATGGAGAGTGGAGATAATTTCATTTTTCACAATGACAAGGATTGTGAGTTGAACTTAGATTTGAGTGTAATTAAAGTTCATTCAAAAGGTAAGAGATATAAAATGACAGAATCTGAAGTACAGTTGAGAAAATCTTTTAAAAATTAA
- a CDS encoding amino acid ABC transporter ATP-binding protein: protein MIKITNIHKAFGDNEVLKGIDLEIEKGSVVVILGPSGSGKTTFLRCLNALEVPEQGEIEFTDGSLKVNFGDKPSKQKMRALQKKSGMVFQSYNLFPHKTAVENLMLGPVIAQGKNKAAAREKALQLLDKVGLSDKVDLYPFQLSGGQQQRVGIARALTIEPDLLLFDEPTSALDPELVNEVLKTMQQLASEGWTMVVVTHEINFARNVADVVMLMEEGHVVEVGPPEQLFEHSEHPRTQAFLQRIKS, encoded by the coding sequence ATGATAAAAATAACCAACATCCATAAAGCCTTTGGTGACAATGAGGTACTTAAGGGTATTGATCTTGAGATTGAAAAGGGCAGTGTGGTTGTCATACTTGGCCCATCAGGGTCGGGTAAAACGACCTTCTTACGTTGCTTGAATGCATTAGAAGTGCCTGAGCAAGGTGAGATTGAGTTTACTGACGGTAGCCTAAAAGTAAACTTCGGTGATAAGCCGTCTAAACAAAAAATGCGTGCCCTACAAAAGAAATCTGGCATGGTATTTCAGTCTTACAACTTGTTTCCGCATAAGACCGCAGTAGAGAACCTAATGTTGGGTCCTGTTATAGCGCAAGGCAAAAACAAAGCGGCTGCTCGTGAAAAGGCATTACAATTACTTGATAAAGTAGGTCTGTCTGATAAAGTCGATTTGTATCCATTTCAGTTATCAGGCGGTCAACAGCAGCGTGTTGGTATTGCCCGTGCGCTTACCATTGAGCCAGACTTATTGTTGTTTGATGAGCCGACATCAGCACTTGATCCAGAACTGGTTAATGAAGTTTTAAAAACTATGCAGCAACTCGCGTCTGAAGGTTGGACCATGGTTGTGGTTACTCACGAGATTAATTTTGCGAGAAACGTAGCAGATGTGGTGATGTTAATGGAGGAAGGTCATGTGGTCGAAGTAGGACCGCCAGAGCAGTTATTTGAGCACTCTGAGCATCCTCGTACGCAAGCATTTTTGCAACGCATTAAGAGCTGA
- a CDS encoding ornithine decarboxylase yields MNTTKEQIMKVAVSEGIEYALNCNYRFSDINATDFTNIAAIVVTMADLPFAHAEIEDLGFSIPIFVAIKYGDSVPDEWLPHVYGVLELADDQKHYNGQLVNAAAAHYIDTLDPPFFQALREYTDYGNAAFDCPGHQGGQFFRRHPSGRRFFMYFGENLFRSDSCNADVGLGDLLIHEGPAYQAQAHAAKVFNADKTYFVLNGTSSSNKIAIGALVAHNDLVLFDRNNHKSVYQGALSMSGGTAVYLETDRNAYGLIGGIAAHCFNEDEIRERIREVAPERADEKRPFRLAVIQLGTYDGTIYNARQVIDKIGHLCDYILFDSAWVGYEQFIPMMRDCSPLLLDLTPDDPGIIVTQSVHKQQSGFSQASQIHKKDNHISGQSRYVNHKRFNNAFMMHVSTSPFYPLFASLDVNAQMHKGKAGQRMWHECVVGGIEARKMLLDTCTLIKPFVPPTIDGKPWQDYDTEQIANDIRFFEFKAGERWHDFTEYADKQYFIDPCKLLLTTPGINMDTGEYEETGVPAPLLAHYLRESSVIPEKADLNSILFLLTPAETLAKFQHLVARIVRFEAHIKSNSPVSEVLPSLARSYPQYRKLGINELCQKLHDFYAKYKLNLLQQQMFKREHRPKFAMRAFDAHNAFVRNDIELVPLSHIEGRIAMEGALPYPPGVFCIVPGEIWGGAVLDYFLALEEGVNSLPGFEPEVQGVYWEYDASGRKQAWAYVLKDDSKKTKLPEIVDDAAPEEPQPEHDVFLNKQDALTPFGHF; encoded by the coding sequence ATGAACACCACTAAAGAACAAATTATGAAGGTAGCCGTCAGTGAAGGTATTGAATATGCACTAAACTGCAATTACCGGTTCTCAGATATCAACGCAACTGACTTTACCAATATCGCAGCCATTGTGGTTACGATGGCTGACCTGCCTTTCGCTCATGCTGAGATTGAAGATTTGGGATTTTCGATTCCCATTTTTGTGGCCATTAAATACGGTGACAGTGTGCCTGACGAATGGTTACCTCATGTGTATGGGGTGCTTGAGCTTGCCGATGATCAAAAACACTATAACGGCCAGCTAGTCAATGCCGCTGCTGCACATTATATCGACACCTTAGACCCTCCTTTCTTCCAAGCACTGCGTGAATATACCGATTATGGTAATGCCGCATTTGATTGCCCAGGTCACCAAGGCGGGCAGTTTTTCCGTCGCCATCCATCAGGGCGTCGCTTCTTTATGTACTTTGGTGAGAACTTATTCCGCTCAGATTCGTGTAACGCTGATGTTGGCCTAGGTGATTTATTAATACACGAAGGACCAGCTTATCAGGCGCAAGCGCATGCGGCCAAAGTGTTTAATGCTGACAAAACGTATTTTGTTTTAAATGGCACATCATCATCGAACAAGATAGCTATTGGTGCGCTGGTTGCCCATAACGACTTAGTATTATTTGATCGCAATAACCATAAGTCAGTCTATCAAGGCGCTCTATCTATGAGCGGCGGAACGGCAGTGTATTTAGAGACTGACCGCAACGCTTATGGCTTAATTGGCGGTATTGCAGCTCATTGCTTTAATGAAGATGAGATTCGTGAGCGTATCCGTGAGGTTGCCCCAGAGCGCGCCGATGAAAAGCGACCTTTCCGCCTCGCTGTTATTCAGCTAGGTACGTATGACGGTACCATTTATAACGCCCGCCAAGTAATCGATAAGATTGGTCATTTATGTGATTATATTTTGTTTGACAGCGCTTGGGTCGGTTATGAGCAATTTATCCCTATGATGCGTGATTGTTCACCGCTGCTGTTAGATTTAACACCAGATGATCCAGGTATTATTGTTACCCAATCTGTACATAAACAGCAGTCTGGTTTCTCACAAGCGTCACAAATCCATAAAAAAGACAATCACATTAGTGGTCAATCGCGTTATGTGAACCACAAGCGCTTTAACAATGCATTTATGATGCATGTATCAACTAGTCCTTTCTACCCTCTATTTGCGTCATTGGATGTCAACGCTCAGATGCACAAGGGCAAAGCAGGTCAACGCATGTGGCATGAATGCGTGGTTGGCGGCATTGAAGCGCGTAAGATGCTGCTTGATACCTGTACCTTAATCAAACCTTTTGTACCGCCAACCATTGATGGTAAGCCTTGGCAAGATTACGATACGGAGCAAATTGCCAATGATATTCGCTTCTTTGAGTTTAAAGCGGGCGAACGCTGGCACGACTTTACAGAGTATGCTGATAAGCAATACTTTATCGATCCGTGTAAGCTATTATTGACCACGCCTGGTATCAATATGGACACAGGAGAGTATGAAGAAACCGGTGTGCCTGCCCCGCTTCTCGCTCACTATTTGCGTGAAAGCTCGGTGATACCTGAAAAGGCAGATTTAAACTCAATCTTGTTCTTATTAACACCTGCTGAGACCTTAGCTAAGTTCCAGCATTTGGTAGCGCGTATTGTGCGCTTTGAAGCTCATATTAAATCGAATAGCCCTGTTAGCGAGGTATTACCATCATTGGCGCGCTCGTATCCTCAGTATCGCAAATTGGGTATTAATGAGCTGTGCCAAAAGCTGCATGACTTTTATGCCAAATATAAACTAAACTTATTGCAGCAGCAAATGTTCAAGCGTGAGCACCGACCTAAGTTTGCAATGCGTGCCTTTGATGCGCACAATGCCTTTGTTCGTAACGATATTGAATTGGTACCTTTATCTCATATTGAAGGTCGTATCGCTATGGAAGGCGCCCTACCTTATCCGCCAGGGGTGTTTTGTATCGTACCTGGCGAAATTTGGGGCGGCGCTGTCCTTGACTATTTCTTGGCCTTAGAAGAAGGCGTGAATTCATTACCTGGTTTCGAGCCTGAAGTTCAAGGTGTGTATTGGGAGTATGATGCGTCTGGTCGCAAACAGGCTTGGGCTTATGTGCTAAAAGATGACAGTAAAAAGACTAAGCTGCCTGAGATTGTCGACGACGCAGCCCCTGAGGAGCCTCAACCTGAGCATGATGTCTTTTTAAATAAACAAGATGCACTCACGCCATTTGGTCATTTCTAA
- a CDS encoding DUF819 domain-containing protein produces the protein MLNESSFTGIESLPLAFGVIMAIIGLVFYTQGLPGKFWRRFYAVLPGIVLCCFVPAILNSLGVFADGIGSQIYGFTATYLLPASLLLMTLSMDVPKILGLGWKAVAMFFAASVAIVISGPISLGIAKWVSPGMFVDDTLWRGFSAVAGSWIGGAANQAAMKELFGVSDDLFGMMILVDTTNASLWLLAILLMAKHSAKIDKWLKADNNSIEKVVAAVENYERDNARPGSLNDLMVMFGLCFAMVGVAHFVGGQIANYFAPYSWAVQYSFASSFFWMVVIITLIGVGFSFTKIRRLDHIGASKIGTVFIFVLIAAIGMQINLNGLVSQWRLLLIGLLWMSIHVAIIFMVARLIRAPFFFLAVGSNANTGGASSAPIVATAFHPSLAPVGVFLGILGYAVGTVGGYVSTQLMRLVVGG, from the coding sequence ATGTTAAATGAGTCATCCTTTACAGGCATTGAAAGCCTACCACTTGCATTTGGTGTCATTATGGCCATCATTGGCCTGGTATTTTATACCCAAGGATTACCAGGGAAATTTTGGCGGCGTTTTTATGCGGTACTGCCCGGCATTGTACTGTGCTGTTTTGTGCCAGCGATTTTAAACAGTTTGGGCGTATTTGCTGATGGCATAGGCTCACAAATATACGGGTTTACCGCCACTTATTTATTACCTGCCAGCTTACTGTTAATGACCCTATCAATGGATGTACCCAAAATATTGGGTTTGGGATGGAAGGCAGTGGCCATGTTCTTTGCTGCCAGTGTTGCGATTGTCATCAGTGGCCCAATAAGTTTGGGTATCGCTAAATGGGTATCGCCAGGCATGTTTGTCGATGACACCTTATGGCGTGGATTTTCTGCAGTGGCGGGTAGCTGGATTGGCGGAGCAGCCAACCAAGCAGCGATGAAAGAGTTGTTTGGCGTCAGCGATGATTTATTTGGCATGATGATTTTGGTAGATACGACCAACGCCTCACTATGGCTACTAGCCATACTACTGATGGCCAAACACAGCGCAAAAATTGATAAATGGCTAAAAGCAGATAACAATAGCATCGAAAAAGTAGTGGCTGCGGTTGAAAACTATGAGCGTGATAATGCGCGACCAGGTAGCCTTAATGATTTGATGGTTATGTTTGGTTTATGCTTTGCGATGGTCGGTGTGGCGCACTTTGTGGGCGGGCAAATAGCCAATTATTTCGCTCCTTATAGCTGGGCCGTTCAATATAGCTTTGCCAGCTCGTTTTTTTGGATGGTGGTGATTATCACCTTAATTGGCGTAGGCTTTTCTTTTACCAAAATACGCCGTTTGGACCATATCGGTGCCTCTAAAATTGGTACGGTGTTTATCTTTGTATTGATTGCTGCCATCGGGATGCAAATTAATCTAAATGGTTTGGTATCACAGTGGCGCTTATTGTTGATTGGCTTATTATGGATGTCGATCCATGTGGCAATTATCTTTATGGTCGCGCGGTTGATACGGGCACCATTTTTCTTCCTAGCGGTAGGATCTAACGCCAATACCGGCGGCGCATCGTCAGCCCCAATTGTGGCTACCGCCTTTCATCCGTCATTGGCACCGGTCGGTGTGTTTTTAGGTATTCTAGGTTATGCCGTTGGTACAGTTGGCGGTTATGTTAGCACCCAACTTATGCGCTTAGTAGTGGGTGGGTAA
- a CDS encoding zinc-dependent peptidase: MFGIIKDWREQWIVDHSPYTDEQWRRIAAKIDILDRLNDQELTRLIHLAILFLHDKSINGVQGFEVTDAMKQSIALQACLPILNLGLDWYKGWSSVLIYPSSYISETTATDEVGVVHTGYQHRSGEAWLHGPVILSWDDVKDAGRRDGHNVVIHEFVHKLDMLNGRANGFPPIQSAVDRERWTKIMEQGFAEFQYSAKAGIDDYGATSPAEFFAVLSEVFFERPQDLIDAYPDIYQLMVEFFQQQPLS; the protein is encoded by the coding sequence ATGTTCGGTATCATCAAAGATTGGCGTGAACAGTGGATTGTTGACCATAGCCCCTATACGGATGAACAGTGGCGACGCATCGCGGCCAAAATAGACATCCTTGATCGACTTAACGACCAAGAGCTAACCAGACTGATTCATTTAGCGATATTGTTTTTGCATGATAAGTCTATCAATGGGGTACAGGGCTTTGAAGTGACTGATGCTATGAAGCAGTCGATTGCATTACAAGCCTGCCTGCCCATTTTAAATCTAGGATTAGACTGGTATAAAGGCTGGAGTTCGGTATTAATTTATCCAAGCAGTTATATCAGTGAGACCACAGCCACAGATGAGGTTGGCGTGGTCCATACTGGTTATCAACACCGCAGCGGTGAAGCGTGGCTGCATGGGCCGGTTATTTTATCTTGGGATGATGTCAAAGATGCGGGGAGGCGTGATGGCCATAATGTGGTGATTCATGAGTTTGTACATAAGCTAGACATGTTAAATGGGCGTGCTAATGGCTTTCCTCCGATACAGTCGGCTGTTGATCGTGAGCGATGGACGAAGATAATGGAGCAAGGCTTTGCTGAATTTCAATATAGTGCCAAGGCGGGTATTGATGATTATGGCGCAACCAGTCCTGCTGAATTTTTTGCGGTATTAAGCGAAGTGTTTTTTGAAAGGCCTCAGGATTTAATTGATGCGTATCCTGATATCTATCAGCTGATGGTTGAGTTTTTTCAGCAACAGCCATTGTCCTAA
- a CDS encoding anthranilate synthase component I family protein — MSTDSNQSNNDSQNNTSINNTLNNNQTAVPDLIDIPSKPIRIKLTQDIDFFELFKRIEAEFETCYLLESLGAEGHMSRHHAIGFAPAMTVSAPDRYTLRVTNNVSGEINDYNTDNPYQLLRKITPQHVIARDQTGGLVGYLGYDSINFFEPSLNAKASDYFEAFKFGVYLDGLTLDKMTGEIFYFYYPTEQQQNRIELVKSLLQAATPEYKAPNVEFLGDGMSREEHAKTVMRVKDDIISGRIFQCEVGFKSNYKITGDHMPIYEKLRQVNPSPHMYYMKFGEQRIIGASPELLFRLRQGEMETYPLAGTAKRGKDETEDRQLARALLNDAKEIAEHNMLVDLHRNDIGRVARFGTVKVRSLMDIKRYSHVQHISSEIVGILHPNEDMFSALASNFPAGTLSGAPKIEAIKIINELEPDGRGAYGGALGSFNFNGDCIFAIPIRSLFINGESAYAQTCGGNVYDSNPEDEYLEIQRKLSAMKVVLDSFINE, encoded by the coding sequence ATGAGTACAGACAGCAACCAATCAAATAATGATTCTCAAAACAATACGTCAATCAATAACACCTTAAACAACAATCAGACAGCAGTGCCTGATTTGATTGATATCCCCAGTAAACCAATTCGTATTAAACTGACTCAAGATATCGATTTTTTCGAATTGTTTAAGCGTATCGAAGCGGAGTTTGAGACCTGCTATTTATTAGAATCTCTTGGCGCTGAAGGTCATATGTCACGCCATCACGCTATCGGCTTTGCGCCAGCGATGACTGTATCCGCACCCGATCGCTACACGCTTCGTGTTACAAATAACGTGAGTGGCGAAATTAACGACTATAATACCGATAACCCTTATCAACTATTAAGAAAAATCACACCACAACATGTGATTGCCCGTGATCAAACCGGTGGATTGGTCGGCTACCTTGGTTATGACAGTATCAACTTTTTTGAACCCAGTTTAAATGCCAAAGCCAGCGATTATTTTGAGGCCTTCAAGTTTGGTGTATATTTAGATGGTCTGACCTTAGATAAAATGACTGGCGAAATCTTCTATTTCTACTACCCCACTGAGCAACAACAAAACCGCATTGAACTGGTCAAATCTTTGCTACAAGCAGCGACACCTGAGTATAAAGCGCCCAATGTTGAGTTTTTAGGCGATGGTATGAGCCGTGAGGAGCATGCCAAGACTGTCATGCGTGTGAAAGACGATATTATCTCTGGGCGCATTTTCCAATGTGAGGTTGGTTTTAAATCCAATTACAAAATCACCGGCGACCACATGCCTATTTATGAAAAACTGCGTCAAGTGAACCCATCACCGCACATGTACTATATGAAGTTTGGTGAACAGCGCATTATTGGCGCCTCACCTGAGTTATTATTCCGCTTGCGTCAAGGCGAGATGGAGACATATCCGCTGGCAGGTACCGCAAAACGTGGTAAAGATGAGACCGAAGATCGTCAGTTAGCCCGCGCATTATTAAACGATGCTAAAGAGATTGCAGAACACAATATGTTGGTTGATTTACATCGTAATGATATCGGCCGTGTCGCCCGTTTTGGTACAGTGAAAGTGCGTAGCTTAATGGATATCAAGCGCTATTCGCATGTGCAGCATATTTCTTCTGAAATTGTCGGTATATTGCATCCAAACGAAGATATGTTCAGTGCTTTGGCCAGTAACTTCCCTGCTGGCACGTTATCAGGTGCGCCTAAGATTGAAGCGATTAAAATTATCAATGAGCTTGAGCCAGATGGTCGCGGTGCATACGGCGGTGCATTGGGCTCATTTAACTTCAATGGCGACTGCATTTTTGCCATTCCCATTCGCAGCCTATTTATCAATGGCGAATCCGCCTACGCACAGACTTGTGGCGGCAATGTCTATGACTCAAACCCTGAAGATGAATATTTAGAGATTCAGCGCAAACTATCCGCCATGAAGGTAGTACTAGACAGCTTTATCAACGAATAA
- a CDS encoding Trp family transcriptional regulator, with product MNHTDQTYYNLMTHLAQLSDPKQIDAVLGALLTDKERQDIANRIRIFDLLDQGTTQRAISQELGVGIATVSRGAKAMQQQQNITAISALLTTQRES from the coding sequence ATGAATCACACCGATCAAACCTATTATAACTTAATGACTCATTTGGCACAGCTGAGCGACCCGAAGCAAATTGATGCTGTGCTGGGAGCCCTACTGACGGATAAAGAGCGTCAAGATATCGCCAATCGTATCCGCATTTTTGATTTACTCGATCAAGGCACCACACAAAGAGCGATATCACAAGAGCTCGGAGTTGGTATTGCCACGGTGTCGAGAGGCGCTAAAGCCATGCAGCAGCAACAAAATATCACTGCCATCAGTGCTCTACTGACCACTCAGCGTGAGTCTTAA